The proteins below are encoded in one region of Triticum aestivum cultivar Chinese Spring chromosome 1B, IWGSC CS RefSeq v2.1, whole genome shotgun sequence:
- the LOC123104593 gene encoding outer envelope pore protein 16, chloroplastic — MGPSNGDNVAYLSSCSVSVCRVLDERERGGGREVGREGSGRMPRAGLSAGSNKLDIAIDLGNPLLNRTVDGFLKIGAVGACRVAAEDAFDCLQSGSVSKRNLEQTLKKMCKEGAYWGAVAGVYVGMEYGVERVRGQYDWKNALIGGITSGALISAVSNNKGNKIAQDAITGGAIATAVEFINYLT, encoded by the exons ATGGGTCCCTCGAATGGGGATAACGTGGCCTATCTATCTTCTTGCTCTGTATCTGTGTGCCGAGTGctagacgagagagagagagggggagggagggaggtcgGCCGAGAAGgttcaggaaggatgcctcgcgcGGGGTTGTCGGCGGGGTCGAACAAGTTGGACATCGCCATCGACCTCGGGAACCCGCTCCTCAACCGCACCGTCGACGGCTTCCTCAAGATCGGCGCC GTCGGCGCCTGCAGGGTGGCCGCCGAGGACGCCTTCGACTGCCTCCAAAGTG GGAGTGTCTCGAAGCGCAATCTTGAGCAGACA CTGAAGAAAATGTGCAAGGAGGGCGCATATTGGG GTGCTGTTGCTGGAGTGTATGTAGGCATGGAGTATGGAGTGGAAAGGGTCCGTGGTCAGTATGACTGG AAAAATGCGTTGATTGGAGGCATCACAAGCGGCGCCCTGATCTCTGCTGTGAGCAACAACAAAGGGAACAAGATTGCCCAGGATGCCATCACCGGAGGTGCGATTGCGACCGCCGTCGAGTTCATCAACTACCTCACCTAG
- the LOC123104584 gene encoding metallothionein-like protein 2C yields the protein MSCCGGNCGCGAGCKCGNGCGGCKMFPDVEATAGAAAMVMPTASHKGSSGGFETAGGETGGCDCTTCKCGTACGCSCCSCN from the exons ATGTCTTGCTGCGGCGGCAACTGCGGATGCGGCGCCGGCTGCAAGTGCGGCAACGGCTGCGGCGG GTGCAAGATGTTCCCCGACGTTGaggccaccgccggcgccgccgccatggTCATGCCCACCGCCTCCCACAAGGG GAGCTCCGGCGGGTTCGAGACGGCCGGCGGGGAGACCGGCGGCTGCGACTGCACCACCTGCAAGTGCGGCACGGCCTGCGGCTGCTCCTGCTGCAGCTGCAACTGA